A genomic window from Peromyscus maniculatus bairdii isolate BWxNUB_F1_BW_parent chromosome 1, HU_Pman_BW_mat_3.1, whole genome shotgun sequence includes:
- the Ccdc85b gene encoding coiled-coil domain-containing protein 85B isoform X1 yields the protein MEAEAGGLEELTDEEMAALGKEELVRRLRREEAARLAALVQRGRLMQEVNRQLQGHLGEIRELKQLNRRLQAENRELRDLCCFLDSERQRGRRAARQWQLFGTQASRAVREDLGGCWQKLAELEGRQEELLRENLALKELCLALGEEWGPRGGPGGAVGSGAGPTPELALPPCGPRDLGDGSSSTGSVGSPDQLPLACSPDD from the coding sequence ATGGAGGCCGAAGCAGGCGGCCTGGAGGAGCTGACGGACGAGGAGATGGCGGCGCTGGGTAAGGAGGAGCTGGTGCGGCGCCTGCGGCGGGAGGAGGCGGCGCGCCTAGCAGCGCTGGTGCAGCGCGGCCGCCTGATGCAGGAGGTGAATCGGCAGCTGCAGGGTCACCTGGGCGAGATCCGTGAGCTCAAGCAGCTTAACCGGCGCCTGCAGGCGGAGAACCGGGAGCTGCGCGAtctctgctgcttcctggactCGGAGCGCCAGCGGGGACGGCGTGCAGCGCGCCAGTGGCAGCTCTTCGGGACCCAAGCATCCCGGGCGGTGCGCGAGGACCTGGGCGGCTGTTGGCAGAAGCTAGCCGAGCTGGAAGGCCGCCAGGAGGAGCTGCTGCGGGAAAACCTGGCGCTTAAGGAGCTTTGCCTAGCACTGGGCGAAGAGTGGGGCCCCCGCGGTGGCCCTGGCGGCGCAGTGGGCTCAGGCGCCGGGCCCACACCCGAGCTCGCCCTGCCCCCGTGCGGACCCCGTGACTTAGGCGATGGAAGTTCCAGCACTGGCAGTGTGGGCAGCCCAGATCAGTTGCCTCTAGCCTGCTCCCCCGATGACTGA
- the Ccdc85b gene encoding coiled-coil domain-containing protein 85B isoform X2, with product MEAEAGGLEELTDEEMAALGGEPGAARSLLLPGLGAPAGTACSAPVAALRDPSIPGGARGPGRLLAEASRAGRPPGGAAAGKPGA from the exons ATGGAGGCCGAAGCAGGCGGCCTGGAGGAGCTGACGGACGAGGAGATGGCGGCGCTGG GCGGAGAACCGGGAGCTGCGCGAtctctgctgcttcctggactCGGAGCGCCAGCGGGGACGGCGTGCAGCGCGCCAGTGGCAGCTCTTCGGGACCCAAGCATCCCGGGCGGTGCGCGAGGACCTGGGCGGCTGTTGGCAGAAGCTAGCCGAGCTGGAAGGCCGCCAGGAGGAGCTGCTGCGGGAAAACCTGGCGCTTAA